DNA from Pseudobdellovibrionaceae bacterium:
CGTTCACCGTGGGGAAATCCTTCATGTCGGTGATGAAGATCGTCGTTTTCACGATGTTCGAAAATTTCAGGTTCGCGGCCGCGAGCACGGCTTCGATGTTCTTCATGACCTGCACGGTCTGCGCGGCGACGTCGTCGCCACCGACCGTCTGGCCCGAGGCGGGATCAAGCGGGATCTGTCCCGAACAGAACACGAGGTTTCCGAGTTGGATCGCCTGGCTGTAGGGACCGATCGCGGCGGGGGCGTTCGCGGTGTGGATGACTTTTTTCATGTGCGACTCCTTAGAGGTAAAAGAAGATGCCGGCGCCCAAGAAGGACTGGCCGAGCGTACGGAAACGGACCTTGTCGACATTGGAAACGCCGATGCCGGCTTCGAGGTTGAAACCCAAATTCTCAAGGCCGGGCAGGAAGAATTCGGTCGCGACGAGCGCGGAAAGCTCGTAGCCGGATTTTTTGACGGTGGCGACCTCTTGGGTCAGCAGGGTGAACGCGCCGCCCATGTAGAAGTTGAGCTGATCTTCCTCGAAAATGCGTTTACGCAATCCCAGCTGCAGGCCGAACTTGGAGTTGTTCTCTTCGGTGTCGATGCCCAGCGCGCCGGTCATGCCGAATTCCGAGTTCGGGTAGTAGTTCATCGCCAAGGCGGGAAGTCCCGCGATCGCCATCGAGTCCCGGAAGCCGAGACCGAGCCGGCTTTCCATCATCTTGCCTTGCGCGACGAGCGGCAGGGCGAGGAACGTGAATGTGGATAACAAGACCAAGCTAAAGCGGCGCATAATCCCCCCGTTTATCGATGTGGGCCAAGGCGGCCATTTGAACGTGAAATTGCGCTTGCTTCAAGGGGGGAGATGAAAATAACCTTGCATGCATGCCGTCACTTCCGCAGCCCTGCGGAGAGCGTAGGCAAGATGGGGATGTAGCTCAGCTGGGAGAGCGCTTGCATGGCATGTAAGAGGTCGTCGGTTCGATCCCGATCATCTCCACCAATACCAACCCTAAGTACACCGCCGTCCTCAGAGATGCGGGGTGGACACTTAGGGTTCTTTTTTATGGCATAGACGTTGTTAGATATGGCCTCGGAGTTTTCTTCCGAGGCCATTTTTTTAGGTGGGATTGGCTGAACAGTGACCCGCTCTTTGGCAGTCACATAGTAGGCATAAAGCCCTTCACGAGTGTAAACGAGGCTATCCACAAGGCGACGGATAAGACGGCGTTTCATGGCATGGCTGGCTTTCGTCCAACCTTTCTTAAACTCGTGAGCATTGGATTCAATAACAGAACGGCTGGCCCTCGCATCGTTGATTTCATCAATTTTTAATAACAGATTCTCGCGGTCAGATACTAAGAGCCGCTTTTGTGCTGCCAATTTCTCAAGTCGTTCTTGAACAAGATTGATGACATCGGGGTTTTGGGAAACCTGTTCCATGAGCTTCATGGCTCCTTCGATTTCACCTTCGACTCCTACAATCTCGCGCTGAACGCGGTCACGCTCAGACACAAGATCGCCTCCTTCTGCGCCAATAGATTTTTTCAAATTGTCTTCCACAAGATCAAAATGGCCGCTACGGAAAAGAATCTTGACCGGCCGGGAATTTTGCTACCACTTACAATGTTAAAACCTAGCTGACAAGGTTCATGTTCACCGTTCGCGTTTCTGGTGCTTTCGGTGGTCTTCCTCCGAGTGACGAATGCGGTCTAACCTCGTTGTAATGCCGACGCCACGATTCGATGACGACCCTTACTTCGAGTAACGAGTAAAAGATTTCACCATCGAGAAGCAGATAGCGCATTTTGCCGTTGAACGATTCGCAGTAGCCGTTCTCCCAAGGTGATCCGGGCGCGATGAAGAGCGGCTTCACCCTCAGCGTCTTGAACCAACTCAAAAGTTTCTTGGCCACGAACTCAGGGCCATTGTCTGACCTGATGTGCTCGGGAATTCCATGTTCTATAAACAAATCAGCTAGAGCCAAGATCACATCTTGCGAACGAATACGCCGAGCGACGAAAGATGCAAGGCACTCTCTCGTATACTCGTCGATAATGTTCAAAATTTTGAATTTTCGCCCGTCGTGAGTTTGCTCAGAAACAAAGTCGTAACTCCATACGTGATTGCGATGAGTAGGTCGTAGCCTGATACAAGAGCCATCGGCGAGCCACAGTCGTGCACGCTTCGGTTGCTTCTGCGGCACCTGAAGGCCTTCTTCACGCCAGACCCGGTGAACAGCATCGCGGCCAACTTCGAACCCTTCAAGCTGCATCATCGACGTGATCGTTTTGTATCCGTAGCGACCGTATTCTCCAGCAAGCTCCACTATTCGCTCGTGGGCTCGAACTCTGGCTGGATCCACAATCGGAACGTAACGTTGAGTTGTCCTGATTTGCCCCACGACGCCGCACGCTTTTCTCTCCGAGACCTTGAACATCTTCTGTAGATGGATCACGGCCTCTCGACGGCGAGCGGGGCTTAGAAGTTTCCCGAAGCGACTTCTTTTAGCATGGAGTTTTCCAACGCCTGATTTGCGACGATCTTTTTGAGCCGAGCATTTTCCTGCTCGAGTTCTTTGAGCCGCTTAGCTTGATCGACTTTCAAACCGCCGAATTCGTTTTTCCAACGAATCACGGTTTGCGAGGTCACGCCGATTTTTTTCGCGGCCTCTTCGAGAGTTGCGCCACGACCTTGTTCGAGCTCGACAGTTCTGAGGTGCTGAATAATCTCTTCGGCTGAATATCTTTTTCTAGGCATCTGAATCTCCGACTTTCTGGTCCGAGATTAACATTGAATCTGGACCGGGTTAAGCCGGCCAGGTCACGCCGAGAAATTTCCAAGCTGACTTTCCGTTGTCGGGCAAACTTCACGATAAGATTTTGTTCCTGGCGAAGTAGACCAAACCATTGCACCCTTTGCCGTCATTCCAGCAACACCGCAAGTAACGACATCGCGGAGAAAGTTTGCGGTTGCTTTCACGCGGCCTTCTTCCATGCGAGCATTTATCTTCAGGAGATCACCCAACACAAGGGTTTGGTTGTCGATGGTCCAATAACCAGAAACAACCCTCTCTTTATTGCGTTTATGCGTGTAGCCGTTTGCGGTGTAGCTCTCGATTTCCTTTTCTTCATATTGCGCGACGAACTTGCGATCCGGAGTAAGTACAACCCGTACCTCGGCCAAGAGGTCATTTCCTCTTTCTGATTTTCCAACCAGCGTATCTTCGATCAAAAGATACTTGAAGTAGACGCCAGATTTTCCTCGACAAGTTCCTTGTTCGGCATACATCAATTTATTGAAATCGAATTTATCCTGCGGAACATAGTCTGGCTGACGATTCGGAACTGGCGTCGGCTTACCCGTATTTGCAGACTGCGAATGTCCACTTGATTTTTCTGAGCAAGCCACAAGGCTCACACTCAACAACATTAAAAACGTAACGATTGCTTTTTTCATTTCACACCTCTTAGTGATTTTTGTTTCAGCCGTTGCCAATCAACGACTTTCGAGGTGTGCGTATTTCAATGAGTGGGCCATACCAGAATACCTGCAAGGAACAAAACTTAACTGCCTGTAATTGCAGAACTATTTTCCGCTCTAGGGGCGTTAGTTATTCTGCAAAATTCGAGTTGTAGTTCCAGATTTTTGCAGGGCAATCGGCGAATCTTACAGAATTTTATGGACTTAGAAAATCTACGAAAACTTGGACGTCCTACAGAAAATCGTATTGATCTCTGCAAATCGTAGTAGAGAGATATGCACGCCGAGACATCGCGAACGCTCCTGACGAGTAGACCTCAAAGAATGTTATTTCGGGTTGATACAGAAAAATAGGAATGTACCCAGAGTGATTCATGATGACTGCGCGCCGGGTTCTATACGTCGCTATTATGTAATCAATTGCGAGTTTTCGCGAGCGAAGATGCTATCGAATTTGTAGAGCTTTGTAGGGCTGAAGAATCTATTTTTGCGATTCGACGGGCGTGGCGTCCTCCCTCGAAATTAGTATCAATCCAGGTGTCTACGATTGTTAAAAGCTGATCCTCACCGATGAGGCGCTGGCCAATTGATATTGCGTTTGAATCATTGTGCATCCGAGCAAGTCTTGCCATTTCGACGTTTAGGCAGAGACAGCATCGGACGCCCCTGAATCGATTGGCGACGATGGCCTCGCCGTTGCCCGAGCCGCCCAGAACAATCAGCCGATCAACCTTCCGCTCTTGAAGGGCTCTTGCGGCCGGAGCAATGTAGTCGGGATAATCACAAAGCTGCTCATCACTCGTTCCAAAGTCCTCAAACTCAATCTGCTTAGACGATAGATATTTTTTCACGAGCTCTTTGTATTTGAAGCCAGCATGATCTGAGGCAATGGCTATCTTCATGTGACCGCTGTCTCCACTATTCACACATCGACGTGTCGTGCTCTTGGCAGACAGCGATTTCCAAAGGTGACCTGACCTCCGGCAACTTCTTTGCGAGATCCCTGAGCGCCGTTCTCAAGCCCTCTTCAACAACAGGATGATAGAATGGCAGCTGAAGCACTTCTCCTACTGTCATTTTTTGAGAGATCACCCATGCAAGGGAGTGCGCGATGTGTTCACCTGATGGAGCGAAAAGTTCAGCTCCTAGGAGGCGATTATTTCTCTTATCACCATAAACTCTCAGGTGGCCTTTTTCACTCAACATCACGATTGATCGACCCTGGCCTTCGAAGCTAACTTCTCCATATTCAAAATCTATTTTTTCCTTCACGAGATCGCTGTAGCGTTTGCCGACCGTCGCGATATTCGGGGAAGAGAAGGTGATTCCTAGCCAAGTTCGTCTTTCGTACTCTTCCGCCTTCTCGTGACAGGCGTTATAGCCTGCTATCGCGCCATCATCAGCAGACTCATGCAGAATTGCTTTTACTCCATCGACATCGCCCGCGATGAAGATGTTCTGTGCATCACGCAACTGGCAGCTCTTTGCGTTAAAGTAGGGAATTCCGCGCTCATCGAGACTGAGCCCGAGGTTTTCGATGCCAAGATTCGATAGATTAGGTTGTCTGCCTACCGAAATCAGTGCCTTTTCGACAAGATATTCTTTGTCCGCAGTCTGGATGGAGAGCTTATCATCCTTTCTGGAAAGAGTCTGCACGCCGGAAAAATCAAGACTCATCTCTTGCGACAATTTTTCAGACGTATATTCAATCAGCTTTGGATCGCTCAGACCTGCAATTGTTCGGCCTTGAGAAATTCCAACCACATCAATGCCTAGGCGGTGCAACGCCTGGCCAAGCTCAATGCCGATAACCCCCAAGCCGATGACCCCAATAGATTGAGGTACTTTACGAAGTTCAAAGAACGAGTTCGTATCGATGAAAAAATCTGAAAACGCCAGCCATGGTTTCGGTATGACCGGACTTGATCCTGTCGCGATAATTATTTTCTTTCCACTGATTTTTTCGTCTCCAAGATCAACGACGTTCTTATTTACAAACCGGGCTCTTTTTGCAATAAAATGCTCATTTTTCCACTCTTCCATTCCACCAAGCACAGACCTGACGAATCGGTCTCGGAGTTTTCGCGTGTGGGACATGACTTTTTCGGAATCAATTTTTAAAAGCTCAGATCCGTCTATACCAGTTTCCTGAAACGAATTTCGTCGATGAAAATCGTTAGCTATCTGAATAAATGCTTTTGAAGGCATGCAGCCTACACGAGCGCAGGTCGTCCCTAAAATTCCGTCATCAATGATGACATAGCTCTGCGTATATTTAGAGACAACTTTTCTCGCAGACAATCCAGCGGTTCCTGCTCCTATGATTACAACGTCGTAATTTTTCATTTATATTCCTTAACTATCCAATATCGAAAAAATCTCAATCGAACCTGAATTTTGATTTTCGCTCACCTGCGAAATCCGTATTGGTGTAGATGTTCATTCTCTCGATTTTTCATTCTGGCGAGACTTCAGTGAGAATATCGTTCGCGTTTAGATTGCTAAATTTATCCGACCCTGTATGCCTTCTGCGCTTCTTGCGGCAGTTTTTTGAGCCACTGCGAAACGCTGAATCCTTTTTTGGCGTCGCTATTAAGTTTAGTAAAATACAAATGCTCATCCCACCTCGAACCAAAATCTAATTCCGCCAAACTCACTAATTTTTCATTTCGGCGAAGTCGATATTTTTGGTGGTAATCTTCCGCAGCCCAAAAGTAGGCCTTTTGATTTCCTGCCTCGATCACTTCCGGCGCGTTTTCTTTGCCCAGTGCTTGAGTCAACTCCTCAGCTACTTGCTTCTGTTCCTGATCAAACACGAACAGGATCGGGCGATACTGACCCTGCTTTTTACCGGGAACAAACCACGATTGAAAGTTGCCAACCAATTCTCTGTGGCTGATTTGGTTTTTGTCATAAATCACCCCTTTAACTTCGCATGGCCTTTAATATCGCGGTAGCTCGGCTCCAGAGTGGAAGCACCCGCATAACCTACGCGCGTTTGGACGACCCCGGTCATTCCGCCAAAGTTAGCATCAGGCCCCCAGAAGCAACCCATCGCGAAAACCGTTTGATTTAGCTTTCCTGCTTTAACGGCCTCCTCAATCGCCTCTGGAGTCGCAAAACTATAGTTCTCAAGGACGTCTTCTTTATTCAGTCGTTGTTCCAACATATTTTCCTCCTAACTTTCGAGAATTGTGGCCACTCCCATGCCGCCAGCAGTGCAGACGACAATGAGACCACGTTTGCCAGGTCCGGCTTTGTGCAGGATTTTCGCCAGTACCGCGACAATTTTAGCTCCAGTCGCGGCAAAGGGATGTCCTAGCGCGACACTACTCCCTCGCACATTCAGTTTCGAGCGTTCAATTTCTCCGAGAGGCTCGGAGCGACCGAGCCGCGTTTTACAATACTCTCGAGACTCCCAAGCCTTCATTGTGCAAAGAACTTGTCCGGCAAACGCTTCATGGATTTCGTAAAAATCGAAATCTTGAAGTTTCAGATTGTTCCGCTTCAACACTTCGCTGACCGCAACGGTCGGAGCCATGAGCAAACCTTCACCAGAGACGTAATCAACCGCCGACGTGTGCGAGTCCACAATCTTTGCCAATAGTGGCCAATTGTTCTTCTTCGCCTCTTCTTCTGAAGCCAGGAGGACGGTAGACGAGCCATCGGTCAGGGCACTAGAATTGCCCGCGGTTAGCGTGCCTTTTTCTGATCTGTCAAAGACTGGCCTCAACTTGGAAAGTCTTTCGAGCGTCGTGTCTCCACGCAAAATCCCATCGGTGTTTTTGCCAAGAAAAGGAAAAACCAAATCGTCGTAGAAGCCTTCTTTGTAGGCTTGAGCCGCATTTCGGTGGCTCGCCAAAGCCAATTCATCTTGCTCTTGGCGAGAAATTTTCCACTCCTTCACCATGAGTTCGCAGTGCTCTCCCATCGACTTGCCAGTGCGAGGTTCCACGACAGCTGGTAGTACGGGTTTAAAATCGTTTGGTTTGAAATCCAATATAACCTTGATCTTGTCGGCGAGTTTTCGAGCCGAGTTCAATGCGATCAATTTCTTCGAAAGACCACGACTTATCATGATTGGCAAATCGCTGTTGCTGTCGACACCACCTGCGATGCCACTTTCTATTTGGTAACTTGAAATCTTATGAGCAATCTGGATGGTATTTTCCAAACTGGTGCCGCAAGCCCGCTGGACGTTGTAAGCCGGAGTATTGGGATGAAGGCCTGAGGACTGCACAACTTCGCGGGCAAAGTTCCAGTTCGCCGAACTATGCATGACAGCGCCAAGGGCAACATCGCCGACGGTTTTTCCCGCCAAGTTATATTTGTCCACCAAGCTCTTAAGGCTCGCTATCATCAGGTCCGATGTCGTGACATCTTTGTAATCTGTCATTGATTTCATAAAAGGAACTCGTGCTCCTCCAATGACATATGCGGTTCTTGTTTTCATAATTTCCTCTCGGGCTTTGTGTGCCGCTCAAAAACTTCTCCGACCTTCACGTCGTAAGATTCAAAAATATATTCTTTGCCAAGCATCTTCGCTTTTTTGTGCTCAGGATGCTTGTCCCATGCTTCGAAAGCCTCGCGAGTCAGAAATTCGACCACCAGCACATCTTCGCCATTGGCGGAGGTAAACCTTTCGTGCTTGCCGTATCCCGGAATCGCCGCCACGAGAGCGGACATTTCGGAGTATCGTCTTTCAAATTCTTCTATGTGTTGTTCCGCCACACGGCTGCGGAAAATCGCAATAACCATTGTTCTAGTCCTTATAAACTCTATTCAAATAAATTTCGCTATTTCATCAAAGATTCCAACCACTTGTCAAGATCTTCGAGCTTCGGATTTCTTAGCTTTTTGGTCCCAATCAAAATGGTTGGAAAGTTCAATTTTGCGGTCGTGTAAAGTGATCTCAATTCGTTCGCAGCCGCATCGTCTTCATGAACATCCAGAAAAACGAATTGGACCCCTTTCTTCTCTAAGTGAGAGCGATAAAGCTGGGTTTTATGGCATTCTTTATGTCCGAACAGCTTAATCGACACGTCCTGTTCCTTTTTTCCTTTCAAAGAGCTTGGCGTATTCGCCATAACCCTCCGCTTCGAGCTTCGCCTTTGGAACAAAGCGAAGCGAGGCTGAG
Protein-coding regions in this window:
- a CDS encoding RidA family protein → MKKVIHTANAPAAIGPYSQAIQLGNLVFCSGQIPLDPASGQTVGGDDVAAQTVQVMKNIEAVLAAANLKFSNIVKTTIFITDMKDFPTVNEIYGKHFPENPPARSTVAVAGLPKGVKVEIEVLAAQG
- a CDS encoding organic solvent tolerance protein produces the protein MRRFSLVLLSTFTFLALPLVAQGKMMESRLGLGFRDSMAIAGLPALAMNYYPNSEFGMTGALGIDTEENNSKFGLQLGLRKRIFEEDQLNFYMGGAFTLLTQEVATVKKSGYELSALVATEFFLPGLENLGFNLEAGIGVSNVDKVRFRTLGQSFLGAGIFFYL
- a CDS encoding IS3 family transposase (programmed frameshift), with the protein product MPRKRYSAEEIIQHLRTVELEQGRGATLEEAAKKIGVTSQTVIRWKNEFGGLKVDQAKRLKELEQENARLKKIVANQALENSMLKEVAFGKLLSPARRREAVIHLQKMFKVSERKACGVVGQIRTTQRYVPIVDPARVRAHERIVELAGEYGRYGYKTITSMMQLEGFEVGRDAVHRVWREEGLQVPQKQPKRARLWLADGSCIRLRPTHRNHVWSYDFVSEQTHDGRKFKILNIIDEYTRECLASFVARRIRSQDVILALADLFIEHGIPEHIRSDNGPEFVAKKLLSWFKTLRVKPLFIAPGSPWENGYCESFNGKMRYLLLDGEIFYSLLEVRVVIESWRRHYNEVRPHSSLGGRPPKAPETRTVNMNLVS
- the rpiB gene encoding ribose 5-phosphate isomerase B, with protein sequence MKIAIASDHAGFKYKELVKKYLSSKQIEFEDFGTSDEQLCDYPDYIAPAARALQERKVDRLIVLGGSGNGEAIVANRFRGVRCCLCLNVEMARLARMHNDSNAISIGQRLIGEDQLLTIVDTWIDTNFEGGRHARRIAKIDSSALQSSTNSIASSLAKTRN
- a CDS encoding dihydrolipoyl dehydrogenase, which codes for MKNYDVVIIGAGTAGLSARKVVSKYTQSYVIIDDGILGTTCARVGCMPSKAFIQIANDFHRRNSFQETGIDGSELLKIDSEKVMSHTRKLRDRFVRSVLGGMEEWKNEHFIAKRARFVNKNVVDLGDEKISGKKIIIATGSSPVIPKPWLAFSDFFIDTNSFFELRKVPQSIGVIGLGVIGIELGQALHRLGIDVVGISQGRTIAGLSDPKLIEYTSEKLSQEMSLDFSGVQTLSRKDDKLSIQTADKEYLVEKALISVGRQPNLSNLGIENLGLSLDERGIPYFNAKSCQLRDAQNIFIAGDVDGVKAILHESADDGAIAGYNACHEKAEEYERRTWLGITFSSPNIATVGKRYSDLVKEKIDFEYGEVSFEGQGRSIVMLSEKGHLRVYGDKRNNRLLGAELFAPSGEHIAHSLAWVISQKMTVGEVLQLPFYHPVVEEGLRTALRDLAKKLPEVRSPLEIAVCQEHDTSMCE
- a CDS encoding acetyl-CoA C-acetyltransferase, translating into MKTRTAYVIGGARVPFMKSMTDYKDVTTSDLMIASLKSLVDKYNLAGKTVGDVALGAVMHSSANWNFAREVVQSSGLHPNTPAYNVQRACGTSLENTIQIAHKISSYQIESGIAGGVDSNSDLPIMISRGLSKKLIALNSARKLADKIKVILDFKPNDFKPVLPAVVEPRTGKSMGEHCELMVKEWKISRQEQDELALASHRNAAQAYKEGFYDDLVFPFLGKNTDGILRGDTTLERLSKLRPVFDRSEKGTLTAGNSSALTDGSSTVLLASEEEAKKNNWPLLAKIVDSHTSAVDYVSGEGLLMAPTVAVSEVLKRNNLKLQDFDFYEIHEAFAGQVLCTMKAWESREYCKTRLGRSEPLGEIERSKLNVRGSSVALGHPFAATGAKIVAVLAKILHKAGPGKRGLIVVCTAGGMGVATILES
- a CDS encoding antibiotic biosynthesis monooxygenase; translated protein: MVIAIFRSRVAEQHIEEFERRYSEMSALVAAIPGYGKHERFTSANGEDVLVVEFLTREAFEAWDKHPEHKKAKMLGKEYIFESYDVKVGEVFERHTKPERKL